One Stenotrophomonas oahuensis genomic region harbors:
- a CDS encoding TonB-dependent receptor plug domain-containing protein, with amino-acid sequence MNYRIGSSVQAPKAITPLASAVMVALATALLAASPGAAAQDSSTQGSSATTLDTVSVLGSRTKPRTVSSSAVPIDIISGEEFRNQGATDALDQLKVLVPSFNVSTIPIDDAASLVRPANLRGLPPDNTLLLVNGKRFHRSAVITFLGHGLSDGAQGPDLSVFPSLALEQVDVLRDGAAAQYGSDAIAGVLNFGLKKLREGGTAEVFTGKYYEGDGLTTQYSAQIGLPLTEHGFATFTAEWRKADDTSRSVQRDDAAATAAAGYPEVNDPAQIWGSPKVDDDFKFVANLGLTTESVDFYLFGNYAKREVDGGFYYRDPTSRSGVYSNDGGETLLVGNLTGAGTCPTIALRDPSGNLLPYAGVAAAVGALPANCFTFLSSLPGGFTPRFGGELEDMSVVAGAKGTLGEWYWDVSGSYGRNDIDFTIYNTVNASLGPDQPANLYFKPGGNTQTEKNFNVDVSRDIPVTFSSQPLRLALGAEWREESFKISQGDGPSTAIGPLTEQGFALGSNGFNGFSPRTAGTFDRRNWAAYADLEAQLTEKFLLAGALRFEDYDSFGSTTTGKLTGRFDFTPNFAIRGAYNTGFRAPTPGQANISQISTVFGGTALEDIATLPPTNPIAQIKGARPLTPEESKNFSLGAVWTEGDWLVTLDGYRIEVEDRIALSTSFTITDAERAALVAGGNPEAASISQVTYFGNAFDTTTTGVDLVTSYKSDHFGGDTTYSLAANWNKTKVDRFDTDFIDEARVYKLEKSLPKTKGYFSIHHQRQIFHANLRFNYYSSWYEDHLDSGVISAADGGLPIYGGSAVIVDAEVGWKFDSGLYFSLGAQNLFDRTPAKNPWSGVAGAEYPVHSPYGFNGGFYYARVGWKF; translated from the coding sequence GCTGCTGGCCGCCAGCCCCGGCGCGGCGGCACAGGACAGCAGCACACAGGGAAGCTCGGCCACCACGCTGGACACCGTTTCAGTGCTGGGCAGCCGCACCAAACCCCGTACCGTCTCGTCGTCGGCCGTGCCGATCGACATCATCAGCGGAGAGGAATTCCGCAACCAGGGCGCCACCGATGCGCTGGACCAGCTGAAAGTGCTGGTGCCCTCCTTTAATGTCAGCACCATTCCCATCGATGACGCCGCCAGCCTGGTGCGTCCGGCCAACCTGCGTGGCCTGCCGCCGGATAACACTCTGCTGCTGGTCAACGGCAAGCGCTTCCATCGCTCCGCGGTGATCACCTTCCTCGGTCATGGCCTGTCCGACGGTGCGCAGGGGCCGGACCTGTCAGTGTTCCCGTCACTGGCACTGGAGCAGGTGGATGTGCTCCGTGATGGCGCAGCGGCGCAGTACGGCTCGGATGCCATCGCCGGCGTGCTCAACTTCGGTTTGAAGAAGCTGCGCGAAGGCGGTACCGCCGAAGTCTTCACCGGCAAATACTACGAAGGCGACGGCCTGACCACCCAGTACTCGGCGCAGATCGGCCTGCCGCTCACCGAGCATGGCTTTGCGACCTTCACCGCCGAGTGGCGCAAGGCCGACGACACCTCGCGCAGCGTGCAGCGCGATGATGCCGCCGCGACTGCCGCTGCCGGCTATCCGGAAGTGAATGACCCGGCGCAGATCTGGGGTTCGCCGAAGGTGGACGACGACTTCAAGTTCGTCGCCAACCTGGGCCTGACCACCGAGAGCGTGGACTTCTATCTGTTCGGCAACTACGCCAAGCGCGAAGTCGACGGCGGCTTCTACTACCGCGACCCGACCTCGCGCTCGGGCGTTTACTCCAACGACGGTGGCGAGACCCTGCTGGTCGGCAATCTGACCGGCGCGGGCACCTGCCCGACCATCGCCCTGCGCGATCCGTCCGGCAATCTCCTGCCTTACGCTGGCGTCGCCGCCGCTGTGGGCGCACTGCCGGCCAACTGCTTCACCTTCCTCTCCAGCCTGCCGGGCGGCTTCACCCCACGCTTTGGCGGCGAACTCGAGGATATGTCGGTGGTCGCCGGTGCCAAGGGCACGCTCGGTGAGTGGTACTGGGACGTCAGCGGGTCCTACGGCCGCAACGACATCGACTTCACAATCTACAACACGGTCAACGCCTCACTGGGCCCTGACCAGCCGGCCAACCTGTACTTCAAACCGGGCGGCAACACCCAGACCGAGAAGAACTTCAACGTCGATGTGAGCCGCGACATCCCGGTAACCTTCAGCAGTCAGCCGCTGCGCCTGGCACTGGGTGCGGAATGGCGCGAAGAGAGCTTCAAGATCAGCCAGGGTGACGGCCCGTCCACCGCGATCGGTCCGCTCACCGAGCAGGGCTTCGCGCTGGGTTCGAACGGCTTCAACGGCTTCAGCCCGCGTACTGCCGGCACCTTTGACCGTCGTAACTGGGCAGCGTACGCCGACCTGGAAGCCCAGCTCACCGAGAAGTTCCTGCTGGCCGGTGCACTGCGCTTTGAGGATTACGACTCGTTCGGCAGCACCACCACCGGCAAGCTGACCGGGCGTTTTGACTTCACCCCGAACTTCGCCATCCGCGGTGCCTACAACACCGGCTTCCGTGCACCGACCCCGGGCCAGGCCAACATCAGCCAGATCAGCACCGTGTTCGGCGGTACCGCGCTGGAGGACATCGCCACCCTGCCGCCCACCAACCCGATCGCGCAGATCAAGGGTGCGCGTCCGCTGACCCCGGAAGAGTCGAAGAACTTCTCGCTCGGCGCGGTATGGACCGAGGGCGACTGGCTGGTCACCCTGGATGGCTACCGCATCGAAGTGGAAGACCGCATTGCGCTGAGCACCAGCTTCACCATCACCGACGCCGAGCGCGCCGCGCTGGTGGCCGGCGGCAACCCCGAGGCCGCCTCTATTTCGCAGGTGACCTACTTCGGCAATGCGTTCGACACCACCACCACTGGTGTGGACCTGGTCACCAGCTACAAGAGTGACCACTTTGGCGGCGATACGACCTATTCGCTGGCGGCAAACTGGAACAAGACCAAGGTGGACCGCTTCGACACCGACTTCATCGACGAAGCGCGCGTGTACAAGCTGGAAAAGTCGCTGCCCAAGACCAAGGGCTACTTCAGCATCCACCACCAGCGCCAGATCTTCCACGCCAACCTGCGCTTCAACTACTACAGCTCCTGGTATGAAGATCACCTGGACAGTGGCGTGATCTCGGCCGCGGACGGCGGCTTGCCGATCTATGGCGGCAGCGCGGTAATCGTGGATGCCGAGGTGGGCTGGAAGTTCGACTCCGGCCTGTACTTCAGCCTGGGCGCGCAGAACCTGTTCGACCGCACCCCGGCCAAAAATCCGTGGAGTGGCGTGGCGGGTGCGGAATATCCGGTGCATTCGCCGTACGGATTCAACGGTGGGTTCTACTACGCGCGGGTGGGCTGGAAGTTCTAG
- a CDS encoding Fic family protein: MSGPLWIWERPDWPGFRWQSDALAPVLRQCVEAQGRLLGMAGATDSAGQAEDTLDTLLANIVTSSAIEGETLNVGSVRSSLARRLGMDAEATGRTNARSEGLAELMLDATGHPERPLDSTRLMQWHRWLFSAQDDLLPLRIRVGALRGDEPMQVVSGRIDRPTVHFEAPPREGLEQQVDAFLDWFAASRKDAGLDPLLRAGIAHFWFVTLHPFDDGNGRLTRALTDLALAQGQPQAIRFHAMSASILEDRAGYYRVLESSQKADLDITVWLQWFLLTLHKSLLQAIKRIDIVLAKARFWQLHRTNDLAAEQIKVLNRMLDGGDRGFEQGISARQYQAVAKVSKATATRHLAELLEKGCLRRLPGSGRSTRYEINV; the protein is encoded by the coding sequence ATGTCTGGTCCATTGTGGATCTGGGAGCGTCCCGACTGGCCGGGTTTCCGGTGGCAGTCAGACGCGCTGGCACCTGTCCTTCGCCAATGTGTGGAAGCACAGGGGCGACTGCTGGGGATGGCGGGCGCGACCGACTCGGCCGGGCAGGCTGAAGACACACTGGACACGCTCCTGGCCAACATCGTGACCTCGTCCGCGATCGAAGGCGAGACATTGAATGTGGGTTCGGTGCGGTCCTCATTGGCCCGCCGCTTGGGCATGGATGCTGAAGCCACCGGGCGCACCAATGCGCGGAGTGAAGGGCTGGCGGAGCTCATGCTGGATGCGACTGGGCACCCCGAGCGGCCCTTGGACAGTACCCGGCTGATGCAATGGCACCGATGGCTGTTTTCTGCACAAGATGACCTTCTGCCTCTGCGCATCAGAGTGGGCGCGTTGCGGGGCGATGAACCCATGCAGGTGGTATCGGGGCGGATAGATCGTCCCACGGTGCACTTCGAAGCCCCCCCACGCGAGGGACTCGAGCAGCAGGTGGATGCGTTCCTGGACTGGTTTGCAGCCTCCCGCAAGGACGCCGGGCTGGATCCCCTGCTGCGCGCGGGCATCGCACACTTCTGGTTCGTCACGCTGCATCCGTTTGATGATGGCAATGGTCGTCTGACCCGCGCCCTCACTGACCTCGCGCTGGCGCAAGGTCAGCCACAGGCAATTCGGTTCCACGCCATGTCAGCCAGCATTCTGGAAGATCGGGCGGGTTACTACCGCGTGCTGGAGAGCAGCCAGAAGGCGGATCTGGATATCACCGTGTGGCTGCAGTGGTTCCTGCTGACCTTGCACAAGAGTCTGCTGCAGGCGATCAAGCGGATCGACATCGTACTGGCCAAGGCACGGTTCTGGCAGTTGCACCGAACGAACGATCTGGCTGCCGAGCAGATCAAAGTCCTCAACCGGATGCTCGACGGCGGTGATAGAGGCTTTGAACAGGGCATCAGTGCCCGCCAGTACCAAGCGGTCGCCAAGGTGTCCAAGGCAACGGCGACACGCCATCTTGCGGAGCTGTTGGAGAAGGGCTGCCTGCGCCGACTGCCGGGGAGTGGCAGGAGCACCCGATACGAGATCAATGTCTAA
- a CDS encoding type 1 glutamine amidotransferase domain-containing protein: protein MKVLMVLTSHDQLGNTGKKTGFWLEEFAAPYYVFTDAGVQVTLASPAGGQPPLDPKSDEPDSQTALTGRFKQDPAAQKALANTVQLSHIDPADFDAVFYPGGHGPLWDLAESKDSIDLIQAFARAHKPMGFVCHAPGVLRHVKVGHDTPLVKGLHVTGFSNSEEAAVGLTDIVPFLLENELDALGGLYEKGADWGQYVVTDGKLVTGQNPASSEEAARELLRVAAR, encoded by the coding sequence ATGAAAGTCCTGATGGTGCTCACCTCGCACGACCAGCTCGGCAACACCGGAAAGAAGACCGGCTTCTGGCTGGAAGAGTTTGCCGCCCCCTATTACGTATTCACCGACGCCGGCGTGCAGGTCACGCTGGCGTCGCCGGCCGGCGGACAGCCGCCGCTGGACCCGAAGAGCGATGAGCCGGATTCGCAGACGGCATTGACCGGGCGGTTCAAGCAGGACCCCGCCGCGCAGAAGGCGCTTGCGAACACGGTTCAGCTCTCGCATATCGACCCGGCCGACTTCGATGCGGTGTTCTATCCCGGTGGGCACGGTCCACTGTGGGACCTGGCTGAGTCGAAGGACTCCATTGACCTGATCCAGGCGTTCGCACGCGCGCACAAGCCGATGGGTTTCGTCTGCCACGCTCCCGGCGTGCTGCGCCACGTGAAGGTCGGGCACGACACGCCCCTGGTGAAGGGCCTTCATGTCACCGGCTTCAGCAACAGCGAAGAGGCCGCCGTCGGACTCACCGACATCGTGCCGTTCCTGCTGGAGAACGAACTGGACGCGCTGGGCGGCCTTTACGAGAAGGGCGCGGACTGGGGCCAGTACGTGGTCACCGACGGCAAGCTGGTCACCGGGCAGAACCCGGCCAGCTCCGAGGAGGCGGCACGGGAACTGCTGCGGGTGGCGGCGCGCTGA